In Alkalihalobacillus sp. FSL W8-0930, a single window of DNA contains:
- the hxlB gene encoding 6-phospho-3-hexuloisomerase: MNTTEYLETIIQELRGTVQSISEAEADKLVEAILQAKKVFVVGAGRSGFMGKSFVMRMMHMGIDAYAVGETVTANLEKGDLLIVGTGSGETKSLIPIVEKAKVLGGTVAAVTLSPDSTIGELADLTVILPGAPKDRAEGSEYETIQPMGSLFEQTSLLFYDAVILCFMEKKELNSKQMYGKHANLE; encoded by the coding sequence ATGAATACGACCGAGTATCTTGAGACAATCATTCAAGAACTTAGAGGGACAGTTCAGTCAATCTCCGAAGCAGAGGCGGACAAGCTGGTTGAAGCGATTCTTCAAGCGAAGAAAGTCTTTGTTGTAGGAGCTGGACGTTCCGGCTTTATGGGCAAATCCTTTGTGATGCGTATGATGCATATGGGTATTGATGCGTATGCTGTAGGCGAAACAGTTACTGCGAACCTTGAAAAAGGTGATCTGTTAATCGTAGGTACAGGATCAGGTGAAACGAAAAGCTTAATTCCAATTGTAGAAAAGGCAAAAGTTCTTGGTGGCACAGTTGCTGCTGTCACGCTTTCTCCAGATTCTACGATTGGAGAGCTTGCCGATCTCACTGTTATCCTTCCTGGAGCACCAAAGGACCGTGCAGAAGGTAGTGAATACGAGACCATTCAACCAATGGGATCATTATTTGAACAGACATCTCTTCTTTTTTATGATGCAGTCATTCTGTGTTTTATGGAAAAGAAAGAACTGAATTCAAAGCAGATGTACGGCAAACATGCCAATCTTGAATAG
- a CDS encoding PadR family transcriptional regulator, whose product MNAQFKKGVLELLVLLIINQNDEYGYSLIKKISNQMSISEGTVYPILKRLVQDQYVSTYQKPSGEGPIRKYYHITEAGKEKLIQLKSDWHEFAAIIDFFMKESGEI is encoded by the coding sequence ATGAACGCACAGTTTAAAAAAGGTGTTTTGGAATTGTTGGTGCTATTAATCATCAACCAGAACGATGAATATGGTTATTCGCTTATTAAAAAGATTTCAAATCAGATGAGCATATCAGAGGGTACGGTGTATCCGATTTTAAAGCGACTGGTTCAGGATCAATATGTCTCAACGTACCAAAAGCCTTCGGGGGAGGGACCAATCCGGAAGTATTATCACATAACGGAGGCAGGTAAGGAAAAGCTGATTCAACTAAAGAGTGATTGGCATGAGTTTGCTGCGATTATCGACTTTTTTATGAAGGAGAGTGGAGAGATTTGA
- the tpx gene encoding thiol peroxidase, which translates to MNITFLGKPVTLVGETVNTGVKAPSFEVVNSDLEDVTINHQDKVKRIISVIPSIDTDVCDAQTQKFNNEVSRLGDIEVITISNDLPFAHKRWCSANLPDATLVSDYKTGSFGQAFGVLIKELGLLARSVFVIDSGGTIIHSEVVSEVSDHPDYERVILKAKEAK; encoded by the coding sequence ATGAACATTACATTTTTAGGAAAACCAGTAACGTTAGTTGGAGAAACTGTGAATACAGGAGTTAAAGCACCCTCATTTGAAGTAGTTAACAGTGATTTAGAGGATGTAACGATTAACCATCAAGATAAAGTTAAAAGAATTATCAGTGTGATTCCTTCCATTGATACAGATGTTTGTGATGCACAAACACAAAAATTCAACAATGAAGTCAGTCGTTTAGGTGATATTGAAGTCATCACAATTAGTAATGACTTACCTTTTGCACATAAAAGATGGTGCAGTGCTAATTTACCGGATGCAACGTTAGTTTCAGACTATAAAACGGGTTCTTTCGGTCAAGCGTTTGGTGTCTTAATTAAGGAACTAGGTCTGCTGGCTCGTTCTGTTTTTGTTATAGATAGCGGAGGAACGATTATTCATTCTGAGGTTGTATCAGAGGTTTCAGATCATCCGGATTATGAGAGAGTAATATTAAAAGCAAAAGAGGCGAAGTAA
- a CDS encoding 3-ketoacyl-ACP reductase: protein MAQTIKGKTALITGAGKGIGKATAIALANEGVNVGLVARTEADLTGLAEELKEKGVKVAIATADISSLEQVNKAVDSLTNELGTFDILINNAGIGKFGGFMDLDPEEWKNIVDVNLTGTYYVTRAVLPQLIEKQGGDIINISSTAGQKGAPATSAYSASKFGLLGLTESLALEVRKHNVRVTALTPSTVATDLAVRENLTDGNPEKVMQPEDLAEIIVSQLKLHPRIFIKSAGMWSTNP, encoded by the coding sequence ATGGCACAAACGATAAAAGGAAAAACAGCGTTAATCACTGGCGCTGGTAAAGGAATCGGAAAAGCGACAGCGATTGCGCTTGCAAACGAAGGAGTAAACGTGGGTCTAGTTGCCCGTACAGAAGCAGACTTAACAGGTCTTGCAGAAGAGCTTAAAGAAAAAGGTGTGAAGGTAGCGATTGCAACAGCTGATATCTCATCACTTGAGCAAGTAAATAAAGCAGTTGATTCACTAACAAACGAGCTTGGCACATTTGACATCCTGATTAACAATGCAGGAATCGGTAAGTTCGGTGGCTTTATGGACTTAGATCCAGAAGAGTGGAAAAACATTGTAGACGTGAACCTAACAGGAACATATTACGTAACAAGAGCGGTGCTTCCGCAGCTGATTGAAAAACAAGGCGGAGACATCATCAATATTTCTTCAACAGCGGGACAAAAAGGAGCACCGGCAACAAGTGCTTACAGCGCCTCTAAGTTTGGATTACTTGGACTTACAGAGTCTCTTGCACTTGAAGTACGTAAGCATAACGTACGTGTAACAGCTCTTACACCGAGTACGGTCGCAACAGATCTTGCTGTTAGAGAGAACCTGACGGATGGCAATCCTGAAAAAGTGATGCAACCAGAAGACTTAGCAGAGATTATCGTGTCACAACTAAAATTACACCCACGTATCTTCATCAAATCAGCAGGTATGTGGTCAACGAATCCTTAA
- a CDS encoding DUF1700 domain-containing protein: protein MKQSEFLRTLRMHLTYMSEQEKNEIIREYAMHFKEGEQDSENAEQVSRQLGDPKVLAKELNAVHAVQRVEDKKSLSHLFRAGISIGGLSIWNVFVMFMCFGLLLLVSPVVFAFVIAVPLMIASPVILLVVGFIYGFDMITLKEIAEVTRAVVIGSALAVVGYLIAKALVSLFIRHLKWNVSLLKRERVI, encoded by the coding sequence TTGAAGCAAAGTGAGTTCTTAAGGACATTGCGCATGCATTTAACGTACATGTCGGAGCAGGAAAAGAATGAGATCATCCGTGAGTATGCGATGCACTTTAAAGAAGGGGAGCAGGACAGCGAGAATGCCGAACAAGTATCGAGGCAGCTGGGGGATCCGAAGGTGCTTGCCAAAGAGTTAAATGCGGTGCATGCCGTTCAAAGGGTAGAGGATAAGAAAAGCCTGTCTCACCTGTTTCGCGCAGGTATATCCATTGGCGGGCTAAGTATTTGGAATGTATTTGTGATGTTCATGTGCTTTGGTCTGTTGCTGCTCGTATCTCCCGTTGTCTTTGCATTTGTCATTGCTGTACCACTTATGATTGCATCTCCTGTCATTTTACTTGTAGTGGGCTTTATATACGGCTTCGATATGATTACGTTAAAGGAAATCGCAGAAGTAACAAGAGCTGTAGTCATTGGCTCAGCACTTGCCGTTGTCGGTTATCTCATCGCAAAAGCACTTGTGTCCTTGTTCATTCGTCATCTTAAATGGAATGTATCCTTACTTAAAAGGGAGAGAGTGATATGA
- the zwf gene encoding glucose-6-phosphate dehydrogenase, which produces MDSMSFILFGATGDLAKRKIYPALFNLYMDNKLPEAFSVIGVGREPLNTKEFQSTVIDSLYEFSRHSTDDKAKKLAFVQKLSYVSVDVTQEESFNELKTFVERQEKEAGLGNNRIFYLSVTPALFDVITTNINKSGLGDTSGWKRVIIEKPFGHDLESARALNSSVLRAFNEDEIYRIDHYLGKPMVQNLETLISANPVLQSIWSNQLIANVQITANETVGVGSRASYYEHSGAIRDMVQNHMLQLVMMTAVRMVDRQSVSELRSEKIKLMNAIEPTSPEDVVRAQYTRLASENETLVSGYTEEPGVRSDSTTDTFVAARLQVNTPTWQGVPFFIRTGKRLSSKETKIVVEFKDTLNLSQNATDAAPNLLVIHINPNDGVTLQLNSKHPLTGKLEPIKVEFSASHRETPEAYEFLLADAIKGDPTFFTHWDEVELAWQWIQPILEQFKSNAIPLHHYQAGTNGPEEADKLLEVYGYKWW; this is translated from the coding sequence ATGGATTCAATGTCTTTTATTTTATTTGGTGCAACGGGAGATTTGGCGAAACGAAAAATCTATCCCGCGCTCTTTAATCTGTATATGGACAATAAGCTTCCCGAAGCCTTTTCTGTTATAGGAGTTGGTCGGGAACCACTCAATACAAAAGAATTTCAATCAACTGTGATTGATTCTCTTTATGAATTCTCTAGACATTCAACAGATGACAAAGCGAAGAAGCTTGCGTTTGTTCAGAAGCTTTCGTACGTGAGCGTGGATGTCACGCAAGAAGAGAGCTTCAACGAACTGAAAACCTTTGTTGAGCGTCAGGAGAAAGAAGCCGGACTTGGGAATAACCGCATTTTCTATCTGTCCGTCACACCAGCCTTATTTGATGTGATCACCACAAATATTAATAAAAGTGGACTCGGCGACACATCCGGCTGGAAACGAGTCATTATTGAGAAACCGTTTGGTCACGATCTTGAGTCGGCACGCGCGTTGAACAGCTCGGTTCTTCGTGCGTTTAACGAAGATGAAATTTACCGGATTGACCACTATCTAGGGAAACCAATGGTGCAAAATCTTGAGACACTGATCTCAGCGAACCCGGTGCTTCAATCAATTTGGAGTAACCAATTGATTGCGAACGTTCAAATTACTGCAAACGAAACAGTCGGTGTCGGCTCACGCGCCTCGTATTATGAGCACTCCGGCGCGATTCGCGATATGGTCCAAAATCACATGCTGCAGCTGGTTATGATGACGGCCGTGCGTATGGTCGATAGGCAAAGCGTATCTGAGTTAAGAAGTGAAAAGATCAAGCTGATGAATGCAATTGAGCCAACTTCTCCAGAAGACGTGGTTCGAGCTCAGTACACGCGACTTGCCTCGGAGAACGAGACGCTCGTAAGCGGATATACAGAGGAACCTGGTGTAAGAAGTGATTCAACAACGGATACGTTTGTTGCCGCTCGTCTGCAGGTTAACACCCCTACGTGGCAGGGCGTCCCATTTTTCATTCGCACCGGCAAGCGCCTCAGCAGTAAAGAAACAAAGATTGTAGTTGAATTTAAGGACACGTTAAACCTTAGTCAGAACGCAACGGATGCAGCACCTAATTTACTCGTTATTCATATTAATCCAAACGATGGTGTGACGCTTCAACTGAATAGTAAGCATCCTCTGACAGGTAAACTTGAACCAATAAAGGTTGAATTCTCGGCTAGTCATAGAGAAACACCTGAAGCATACGAATTTTTATTAGCTGATGCCATTAAAGGGGATCCGACATTTTTTACGCATTGGGATGAAGTTGAACTCGCTTGGCAGTGGATTCAACCGATTCTTGAACAGTTTAAATCAAATGCGATTCCGCTCCATCACTATCAAGCTGGGACAAACGGTCCAGAGGAAGCTGACAAGCTGCTTGAGGTGTATGGATACAAATGGTGGTAA
- a CDS encoding MFS transporter yields the protein MFINKNFSLMWFYNFTSILNGRFRELVIPLIVLGFTQSPFITALVALSQQVGAVLFSIPIGTWLEAKNKVLYASVSNFFYGICLFLLAYIFSFDELNSLLSAMILFIMGLLALISRTAFAAMIPEISGRENLLRAHTSLEGADAVCTIIGPVLGGILLSQIGASPTLVICGVLSILGMMILSLIKRVKTVQPTHEKRKVNLHTFTRESFVGLTILLANPTQRMISFSHCVLSFATVFIPLTVIFHADTLLQLSAGEIGIILSCAGIGNLIGVLIMKWFRTMNWLTLLCSLLATSSVGVLMICLSENLYILSTGMVFFDGALSMAFVAQISVHQGITPDEYITRVRSATFVTGGLFAMMGTFLAGMIPELLSSYVSLFIGFLSLLLPAIFLMRWQKYSSRFGDIKPISIKT from the coding sequence TTGTTTATAAACAAGAATTTCTCCCTCATGTGGTTCTATAACTTTACCTCTATCTTAAATGGACGATTCCGGGAGTTAGTCATCCCTCTAATTGTTCTAGGATTTACTCAGTCCCCTTTCATTACAGCTCTTGTTGCACTTTCCCAGCAAGTAGGAGCCGTTCTTTTCTCCATCCCGATTGGTACTTGGCTAGAAGCTAAGAACAAAGTTTTGTACGCCTCTGTTAGTAACTTTTTCTATGGTATCTGTTTGTTTCTGTTGGCCTATATTTTCAGCTTCGATGAACTGAATTCCTTACTAAGTGCAATGATTTTATTTATCATGGGTCTGTTAGCTTTAATCAGTCGCACAGCTTTTGCTGCTATGATTCCAGAAATTTCAGGAAGAGAAAATCTTTTAAGAGCACATACGAGTCTTGAAGGTGCCGATGCAGTTTGTACAATTATCGGTCCTGTATTAGGTGGAATTCTATTAAGTCAAATAGGTGCCAGCCCAACTTTAGTTATCTGTGGGGTATTGTCTATCTTAGGAATGATGATTCTCTCTCTGATAAAAAGAGTAAAAACGGTCCAGCCAACTCACGAGAAAAGAAAAGTGAATCTACACACGTTCACTAGAGAGTCATTCGTAGGCTTGACCATCCTTTTGGCAAATCCTACTCAAAGAATGATCTCATTTAGCCACTGTGTGTTAAGTTTTGCAACAGTATTTATTCCGCTAACGGTTATTTTTCATGCGGATACACTCTTACAGCTATCAGCAGGTGAAATTGGGATCATCTTAAGCTGTGCAGGCATTGGAAATTTAATAGGTGTATTGATTATGAAGTGGTTTAGAACGATGAACTGGCTTACACTCCTATGCTCGTTACTCGCCACGTCCTCAGTTGGAGTTTTAATGATCTGTTTAAGTGAAAATCTATATATCTTATCAACCGGGATGGTTTTCTTTGATGGTGCATTATCAATGGCTTTTGTCGCTCAAATTTCAGTACATCAAGGGATCACCCCAGATGAATACATAACTAGAGTTAGAAGCGCCACCTTTGTGACTGGCGGATTGTTTGCAATGATGGGGACGTTTCTAGCTGGCATGATTCCCGAGCTTCTCTCATCCTATGTATCTTTATTTATTGGCTTTCTAAGTTTATTATTGCCGGCAATTTTCCTAATGAGGTGGCAAAAATACAGTTCAAGGTTCGGGGACATTAAACCGATCTCAATCAAGACATAA
- a CDS encoding winged helix-turn-helix transcriptional regulator: MPNLGERTFNCEKELTLSVIGGKWKMLILWHLGKEGTKRFGELKALMPGITQRMLVNQLRELEDHEILHREVYPVVPPKVEYSLTEHGRNLMPILDAMYEWGKDYIENVLEKE, translated from the coding sequence ATGCCGAACTTAGGTGAACGGACATTTAACTGTGAAAAGGAACTAACATTGTCTGTCATAGGTGGAAAGTGGAAGATGCTCATTCTATGGCATTTAGGAAAAGAAGGAACAAAACGCTTCGGTGAGCTGAAAGCTCTTATGCCTGGAATCACACAGCGAATGCTTGTGAATCAGTTACGTGAGCTTGAGGATCATGAGATTCTTCACCGAGAAGTCTACCCAGTTGTTCCACCCAAGGTTGAATATTCCCTAACAGAGCACGGAAGAAACCTGATGCCTATTCTTGATGCCATGTATGAATGGGGTAAGGATTACATCGAAAATGTGTTGGAAAAAGAATAA
- a CDS encoding cation-transporting P-type ATPase translates to MEYKWFNMEVSEVERQLGTQVDTGLTSDEAVKRLELDGRNELPEKKKESNLKKFLGQFNDVLIYVLLAAAVITAILGHFIDTTVIVLVTIINAFIGFFQENQAEKALNGIKALLSSTANVRRNGARKEVDGVDLAVGDIVILSAGDKVPADLRLVEVHNLRVEESALTGESTAVDKQITVLESDTVLNDQINMAFSGTSVAAGSGVGIVCAIGPQTELGKINEAISEVEDLQTPLLRQIDGFGRTIALFVVGVAVLMFLFGYFVRSFPAGELLLSVITLAVAAIPEGLPAVLSIILAIGVRRMAKRHAIIRSLPSVETLGSVSVICSDKTGTLTKNEMTVTNVETTSAAYEVTGTGYAPTGDIQLKDEHRTEDADQILEHFLTCVQVCNDANLRQDETGHWTIDGDPTDGCFLTLGRKSDMELPSYTIISKIPFDSDYKYMAVLAEINEERYIFVKGAPDRIFEMVAKHNQTDFNRSHWEKRMSLRARVGERVIGTAYKKVYSKTEKLGHHDLDNGLIFLGIAGIIDPPRPEAMQAVETCLKAGIQVKMITGDHAETAKAIGKQLGIGDGQTALTGRDLDKMNDEELEHAAETTHVFARTSPENKLRLVKALQKLGHICAMTGDGVNDAAALKRADIGVAMGIKGTEVTKDAAKMVLADDNFQTIVHAVEEGRRVYDNIKKTILFILPTNGAGGILIIASIFLGMTMPLTPVQILWVNMVVSVTVSLGLAFEKVEEGAMNRPPRDPKARLLSSYYAFRIAFVSILIGIGTLWMNTFLQSQDYHNGAHQTIILQMFVMAQLFHLFNCRSELGFAFNKDFFTNRMAFLVAGILVVLQVAITYLPFMNTIFQTTPLTLTEWGIPILMGLAVFVIVEIEKRITKSVVERRAR, encoded by the coding sequence ATGGAATATAAGTGGTTTAACATGGAGGTAAGCGAGGTCGAGCGTCAACTTGGAACTCAAGTTGATACTGGATTAACGAGCGATGAGGCGGTTAAGCGATTAGAGTTAGATGGGCGAAACGAGCTCCCTGAGAAGAAAAAGGAATCCAATTTAAAGAAATTTTTAGGTCAATTTAATGATGTGTTGATCTATGTGTTACTTGCAGCTGCTGTCATCACTGCGATCTTGGGACACTTTATTGATACAACGGTGATTGTGCTAGTAACGATTATCAATGCGTTTATCGGCTTTTTTCAAGAAAATCAAGCGGAGAAAGCGTTAAATGGTATTAAAGCGCTTCTTAGTTCTACGGCGAATGTAAGACGAAATGGTGCGCGAAAAGAAGTCGACGGAGTAGATTTAGCTGTTGGCGATATTGTGATCCTTAGTGCTGGAGACAAAGTGCCTGCTGATCTTAGACTTGTGGAGGTGCATAATCTTCGCGTTGAGGAGTCTGCATTAACGGGTGAGTCAACTGCTGTTGATAAGCAAATCACCGTACTTGAGTCAGATACAGTATTAAACGACCAAATCAACATGGCGTTTTCCGGTACATCGGTTGCGGCAGGTAGTGGAGTTGGTATCGTTTGCGCCATTGGTCCGCAAACCGAGCTTGGTAAGATTAATGAGGCCATTTCCGAGGTAGAGGATCTACAGACGCCATTGCTTCGTCAAATAGATGGGTTTGGACGGACTATCGCTCTTTTTGTTGTTGGTGTAGCTGTACTGATGTTTTTATTTGGTTACTTTGTCCGGTCGTTTCCGGCAGGGGAGCTGTTATTATCGGTTATTACGTTAGCTGTTGCTGCGATACCAGAAGGGCTGCCCGCTGTCCTGTCGATCATTCTTGCGATTGGAGTCAGGCGGATGGCAAAGAGACACGCCATCATACGAAGCCTTCCATCGGTTGAGACACTTGGTTCAGTTTCAGTGATTTGTTCTGATAAGACCGGTACGCTCACGAAAAATGAGATGACCGTCACGAATGTTGAAACGACCTCAGCAGCTTATGAGGTAACAGGTACAGGCTATGCGCCAACTGGTGACATTCAACTGAAGGATGAACATCGGACGGAGGATGCAGACCAAATCCTAGAGCACTTTCTCACATGTGTGCAGGTGTGTAATGATGCGAACTTACGTCAGGATGAAACGGGTCACTGGACCATTGATGGAGATCCAACAGATGGCTGCTTTCTAACGCTAGGTCGAAAGTCAGATATGGAGCTACCAAGCTATACAATCATTTCTAAAATCCCGTTCGATTCGGATTATAAGTACATGGCTGTGCTTGCAGAAATAAACGAGGAACGATACATCTTTGTAAAAGGTGCGCCTGACCGTATATTCGAGATGGTGGCCAAGCATAATCAGACTGATTTTAATCGCTCGCACTGGGAAAAGCGGATGTCTCTGCGGGCACGCGTTGGGGAACGGGTCATCGGAACAGCCTATAAGAAGGTGTACTCTAAGACCGAGAAGCTTGGTCATCATGATCTAGATAATGGTCTAATTTTCCTTGGTATTGCAGGAATCATTGATCCTCCGCGTCCGGAAGCGATGCAGGCCGTAGAAACCTGCCTTAAAGCAGGCATTCAAGTTAAAATGATTACCGGGGACCATGCCGAAACAGCAAAGGCTATTGGTAAGCAGTTAGGGATTGGAGATGGTCAAACGGCTTTAACGGGTCGCGATTTAGATAAAATGAATGATGAAGAGCTCGAGCATGCGGCAGAAACAACGCATGTATTTGCCAGAACAAGCCCAGAAAATAAGCTGCGACTTGTAAAAGCCCTGCAGAAGCTGGGACATATTTGTGCCATGACCGGTGATGGTGTGAATGATGCTGCCGCCTTAAAGCGTGCAGACATTGGTGTAGCCATGGGAATTAAGGGGACCGAGGTAACAAAGGATGCGGCGAAGATGGTACTCGCTGACGACAACTTCCAGACTATTGTCCATGCAGTCGAAGAAGGCCGGCGTGTATACGACAACATTAAGAAGACGATTCTGTTTATCCTGCCAACAAATGGAGCAGGAGGCATACTGATCATTGCGAGTATTTTTCTTGGGATGACCATGCCGCTCACACCCGTACAAATTCTCTGGGTAAATATGGTGGTATCAGTGACAGTCTCTCTGGGGCTTGCCTTTGAAAAAGTTGAAGAAGGCGCAATGAACCGGCCACCAAGAGATCCAAAGGCAAGGCTTTTGTCATCTTACTATGCATTCAGAATTGCCTTTGTTTCTATCCTAATTGGAATAGGCACCCTGTGGATGAACACCTTTTTACAGAGTCAAGATTATCACAATGGTGCGCATCAAACGATTATCCTGCAAATGTTTGTAATGGCTCAATTATTTCACTTGTTTAACTGCCGAAGTGAGCTTGGTTTTGCCTTTAACAAAGACTTTTTTACGAACAGGATGGCTTTTCTAGTTGCCGGAATTCTGGTTGTCTTACAGGTAGCCATCACTTATTTACCTTTCATGAACACCATTTTCCAAACCACACCGCTAACCCTTACAGAGTGGGGGATTCCAATATTAATGGGACTGGCTGTGTTTGTGATTGTGGAGATTGAGAAGCGGATTACGAAGAGTGTTGTGGAGAGAAGGGCGAGGTAG
- the hxlA gene encoding 3-hexulose-6-phosphate synthase: MKLQLALDLVNIPEAIELVAEVQDSIDIVEIGTPIINSLGHEAVRAVKEAYPNLTVLADIKIMDAAGYEVQQASNAGADIITILGAAEDSSIRGAVEAAKKEGKEILVDMIAVKDIETRAKELDQLGADYICVHTGYDLQAEGKDSFADLRKIKSVVKNAKTAIAGGIKLETLPEVIEAKPDLVIVGGGITSKDDKKTAAQEIKALINKG; the protein is encoded by the coding sequence ATGAAATTACAATTAGCATTAGATTTAGTAAATATTCCAGAAGCAATTGAGCTTGTAGCAGAAGTTCAAGACTCAATCGATATCGTTGAAATTGGTACGCCAATCATCAACAGCCTTGGTCACGAAGCTGTTCGTGCAGTTAAAGAAGCATACCCGAACCTAACCGTTCTTGCTGATATCAAAATCATGGATGCTGCTGGATATGAAGTACAACAAGCTTCTAATGCTGGAGCAGACATCATCACAATCCTAGGTGCAGCTGAAGATAGCTCAATCCGTGGTGCGGTTGAAGCAGCGAAAAAAGAAGGAAAAGAAATCCTTGTTGATATGATCGCTGTAAAAGATATCGAAACACGTGCAAAAGAATTAGATCAGCTTGGTGCAGACTACATCTGCGTTCACACTGGTTATGACCTTCAAGCTGAAGGAAAAGATTCTTTCGCAGATCTACGCAAAATCAAATCTGTTGTTAAAAATGCAAAAACAGCAATCGCTGGTGGTATCAAGCTTGAGACTCTTCCAGAAGTAATTGAAGCCAAGCCGGATCTAGTAATCGTTGGTGGCGGAATCACGTCTAAAGACGATAAGAAAACTGCTGCACAAGAAATCAAAGCACTTATTAACAAAGGGTAA
- a CDS encoding NDxxF motif lipoprotein — translation MKKWLVSLAIGLAILAGCNQETIEDAEAEGLEIINLEDVEIPDTVFESDKEDEVISEDEMKESLTTYLDTFGELSNIQFELMDRMFEESGREEQDLMKQVNRQLKKNDDNFSDYIGDNTLPNGYEVDTLRTYSYVSSSNEFMIEEMEDWTSVFNIPDNVSGREQAKIEAFLEEKGIETTAFTP, via the coding sequence ATGAAAAAGTGGTTGGTTAGTCTGGCTATAGGGTTAGCCATTCTAGCAGGTTGTAATCAAGAAACGATTGAAGATGCTGAGGCTGAGGGTCTTGAAATCATTAATCTAGAGGATGTTGAGATCCCTGATACGGTGTTTGAGTCGGATAAAGAAGATGAAGTGATCTCAGAAGATGAGATGAAGGAAAGCTTAACAACCTATTTGGACACGTTTGGAGAGTTATCGAACATTCAGTTTGAGTTAATGGATAGAATGTTTGAGGAGTCAGGTAGAGAAGAACAAGACCTGATGAAGCAAGTGAATCGACAGTTAAAGAAAAATGATGACAATTTCTCAGACTACATCGGTGATAATACCTTACCGAATGGTTACGAGGTAGATACATTAAGAACATATTCTTATGTATCAAGCTCGAATGAGTTCATGATAGAAGAAATGGAGGATTGGACGTCTGTATTCAATATTCCAGACAACGTAAGTGGAAGAGAACAAGCAAAAATCGAAGCGTTTCTAGAAGAAAAAGGCATTGAAACCACTGCATTTACACCATAA
- a CDS encoding transketolase produces the protein MSAISVQELKDKAIMMRKTAVTMVHKAQSGHPGGSLSAADIMTALYFKEMNIDPSNPNWEDRDRFVLSKGHVCPILYSALALKGYVPYETVYTLREYGSPFQGHPDMKKCPGVDISTGSLGQGLSCGVGMAIAAKRDKKDYRVFNLLGDGECQEGQIWEAVQTAVKYELDNLVVFVDNNRLQIDGFCEEIMPLQDLGKKFEAFGFETTRIDGHSMEEIVETLDGIRESANKKPKCIILDTVKGKGVSYMEDVGDWHGKAPNDEEFEQAIKEISGGLN, from the coding sequence ATGAGTGCAATCAGTGTACAAGAATTAAAAGATAAAGCAATTATGATGAGAAAAACAGCAGTTACAATGGTGCATAAAGCACAATCTGGTCATCCAGGTGGTTCGCTTTCCGCGGCAGATATAATGACAGCGCTATATTTTAAAGAAATGAATATTGATCCAAGTAATCCAAATTGGGAAGATCGCGATCGCTTTGTACTGTCGAAAGGTCATGTTTGCCCTATTCTTTATTCTGCATTAGCTTTAAAAGGTTATGTCCCTTATGAAACCGTATACACGCTAAGAGAATACGGTTCACCCTTCCAAGGTCATCCGGACATGAAGAAATGTCCTGGTGTAGATATCTCTACAGGATCATTGGGTCAAGGTCTTTCTTGTGGGGTTGGTATGGCTATCGCTGCTAAAAGAGATAAGAAAGACTACCGTGTTTTCAACTTACTTGGTGATGGTGAATGTCAGGAAGGACAAATCTGGGAAGCGGTTCAAACAGCAGTGAAATACGAATTAGATAATTTAGTAGTTTTTGTTGATAATAATCGTTTGCAAATAGATGGTTTTTGTGAAGAAATCATGCCACTTCAAGACTTAGGAAAGAAATTCGAAGCTTTTGGTTTTGAGACTACACGTATTGATGGTCATTCTATGGAAGAAATCGTTGAAACATTAGATGGCATACGTGAAAGCGCAAACAAAAAACCTAAGTGTATCATCCTAGATACGGTAAAAGGTAAAGGTGTATCGTACATGGAAGATGTAGGAGATTGGCATGGAAAGGCACCTAATGATGAAGAATTTGAACAAGCTATTAAAGAGATTTCAGGAGGGTTGAACTAA